One window of the Oncorhynchus mykiss isolate Arlee chromosome 5, USDA_OmykA_1.1, whole genome shotgun sequence genome contains the following:
- the LOC110524234 gene encoding ras-related protein Rab-11B has protein sequence MGNRDDEYDFLFKVVLIGDSGVGKSNLLSRFTRNEFNLESKSTIGVEFATRSIQVDGKMIKAQIWDTAGQERYRAITSAYYRGAVGALLVYDIAKHLTYENVERWLKELRDHADNNIVIMLVGNKSDLRHLRAVPTDEARAFAEKNTLSFIETSALDSTNVEEAFKNILTEIHRIVSQKQIADRSAHDESPGNNVVDISVPPTTDGQKNKLPCCQSL, from the exons ATGGGTAACAGAGATGATGAGTACGATTTCTTGTTCAAAG TGGTGCTGATCGGAGACTCTGGTGTGGGGAAGAGTAACCTACTGTCCCGTTTCACACGGAATGAGTTCAACCTGGAGAGCAAAAGCACCATCGGTGTGGAATTCGCCACCCGCAGCATCCAGGTGGACGGCAAGATGATAAAGGCCCAGATCTGGGATACAGCTGGACAGGAGCGCTACAGAGCCATCACCTCAGC GTACTACCGGGGGGCGGTGGGGGCTCTCCTAGTGTACGACATTGCCAAGCATCTAACCTATGAAAACGTGGAGCGCTGGCTGAAGGAGCTGAGGGATCATGCTGATAACAACATCGTCATCATGCTGGTGGGCAACAAGAGTGACCTGCGCCACCTCAGGGCAGTGCCCACAGACGAGGCTCGCGCCTTCGCAG aAAAGAATACGCTATCATTTATTGAGACCTCAGCTTTGGACTCCACTAATGTAGAAGAGGCGTTCAAGAACATCCTCACAG AAATCCACCGAATCGTATCACAGAAGCAGATAGCTGACAGATCAGCACATGACGAGTCTCCAGGCAACAATGTAGTGGACATCAGTGTCCCCCCCACCACCGATGGGCA